The Mauremys reevesii isolate NIE-2019 linkage group 1, ASM1616193v1, whole genome shotgun sequence genome has a segment encoding these proteins:
- the GPR15 gene encoding G-protein coupled receptor 15, whose protein sequence is MPYMGIFLPILYATVFLVGIVGNSILMGALVFKLGIRRLIDIFILNLAASDFVFLLTLPLWVHKEIWHGVWRSGSFLCKGSSYIISVNMYCSIFLLTCMSADRYLAIMYPSVARKVRTRFYTNGLCICVWLLSCLLGLPTLLSRELRQYNDQAYCTDVELTPTKRIVSLVTLILAFFFPLLSILTFYCSITKKLCMHYQKSGKHDKKLRKSIKIVFVVVAAFVFSWIPYNVFKLLAIISGLQDLKPPFCLPYVLAQAGMEVSSPFAFANSCANPFIYYCFDGYIRRNISQCLCPWVKGQSTGSSSDTLDTRSISYSLSTFIHGEDAIRKRRRSLSF, encoded by the coding sequence ATGCCATATATGGGCATTTTCCTTCCTATTCTGTATGCCACTGTGTTCCTGGTGGGAATCGTCGGCAATTCCATCCTGATGGGAGCCCTGGTCTTCAAACTTGGAATCCGCAGGCTGATTGACATCTTTATCCTCAACTTAGCTGCCTCTGACTTTGTTTTCCTCCTCACATTGCCACTCTGGGTACACAAGGAGATCTGGCAtggggtctggaggtcaggctccTTTCTCTGCAAGGGCAGTTCCTACATCATCTCAGTCAACATGTATTGCAGTATCTTCCTCCTCACTTGCATGAGTGCTGACCGGTACCTGGCCATCATGTACCCCTCTGTAGCCAGGAAAGTCAGAACAAGATTCTACACTAATGGACTTTGCATCTGTGtctggcttctctcctgcctcctAGGGCTTCCCACCCTTCTGTCCAGAGAACTCAGGCAATATAACGACCAGGCTTACTGCACAGATGTGGAGCTCACACCCACTAAACGGATTGTGTCACTGGTAACGTTAATTCTGGCCTTCTTTTTCCCCTTGCTGAGCATCTTGACCTTCTACTGCTCCATCACCAAGAAGCTCTGCATGCATTACCAGAAATCTGGGAAACATGACAAAAAGCTGAGGAAATCTATCAAGATTGTCTTCGTTGTAGTGGCTGCCTTTGTTTTTTCCTGGATTCCCTACAATGTTTTCAAGCTTCTGGCTATCATCTCTGGGCTCCAGGACCTGAAGCCACCTTTCTGCCTTCCTTACGTCCTTGCCCAGGCGGGCATGGAAGTGAGCAGCCCCTTTGCATTTGCCAACAGCTGTGCCAACCCTTTCATCTACTACTGCTTTGATGGCTATATCCGCAGGAACATCTCGCAGTGCCTGTGTCCATGGGTGAAGGGCCAGAGCACTGGCAGCAGTTCTGACACCTTGGACACTCGCAGCATCAGCTACTCCTTGTCCACTTTTATTCATGGGGAGGATGCCATTAGGAAACGGAGGCGCTCTCTGTCATTCTGA